TGCTCCCGCTGGGCTGCGCAGCAGCCCCAATCAGACAATCACATTTCTCCAGACAGAACTCGGGGGCATGCTTTGGGGCCGCTTCGCAGCCCAGCGGGAGCAAGCTCCCTCGCCACAAAAAGCTTTCCTGGCACAGAGAGCTTTCCTACTGCTGCTGCACCGATATCACCGGTGTCGGCGCCACAAATACCTTGGCATGCATCTGCTCATGCCCTCCCCCACGACGCATGCCCCGCACCGGGCAGGCGTCCAGGTAATCCAGGCCCACCGCCAGCTTCAAATGCCGCTCTGGCCGGGCCAGTTGGTTAGTCACGTCAAAGCTGTACCAGGCATCATCCAGCCAGGCTTCAGCCCAGGCATGGCTGGCCAGGTGCTCGCAGTCTTCGCTGTACAAATACCCCGACACATACCGCGCCGGAATCCCCAGGCTACGGGCGCAGGCGAGGAAGGCGTGGGTATGGTCCTGGCACACCCCGGCACGCCCCGCGAAGGCTTTGGCGGCGCAGGTGTCGACTTCGGTAGCGCCCGGCGAATAGGTCATGTACTGGTTCAACGCATGCATCAGGTCGATCAACGCACTGCGGTCGCGGCGCTGGTGGCAGTGCTTTTCGGCAAAGCTGCGCAGGGCCTCGTCCGGCTCGGTCAAACGGGTGCAACGCAGGAACGGAAACGCCGACTGGCTTTCATGCTCGGCCTCGCGCAATTCGTCGATGTCCACCTGGCCACGGGCACCGATGATGATGGCTTCGTGGGGCTCGTCCATGGTCAGCACGTGCAGGATGTTGCCGAACGGGTCCAGTTGCGCTCGCACCGGCCGGGGCAGGTCCAACTGCCAGCTGAGGACGTGCTGGCGCTCGCTGTCGTGGGGTGTGAGGCGCAGGTACTGGATGCTGGCACGCACCTGGTCTTCGTAGTGGTAGGTGGTTTCGTGGCTGATGGAAAGTCTCATGCCGCCTCCAGGTAGGAACTGTAAATAGCATCACCCAACTCGCGCACGAGCGGGATGAAGTCGGTCAGCCATGCGTGCAGGCCTTCCTCAAGAATTTCGTCGATCGCGGTAAAGCGCAGGCGCGCGTCCATTTCCGCCGCCAGGCGCTGGGCCGGGCGCCCGTTGATGCCGGGCAGGCTGCCAAGGATCTGGTCGATCTCTTCACTGCACGCGCGCAGCGAACGCGGGACGTCGGCGCGCAGCAGCAACAGTTCGGCGACTTGCCGGGCGCCGGGGGCGTCGCGGTAGATTTCGGTGTAGGCCTCGAAAGACGACAAGGCCCGCAACAACGCACTCCACTGATAGTAGGCGTGGGCGGTGCCATCGGTGACCGCTTCGGCCTGGTCGCCGGCCATTTCGTAACGGGCATCCAGCAGGCGCAGGGTGTTGTCGGCGCGCTCGATAAACGTGCCCAACCGAATAAAACGAAACGCGTCGTTACGCATGATGGTGCCGTAGGTGGCGCCCCGGAACAGGTGGGAACGCTCCTTGACCCATT
This genomic window from Pseudomonas sp. Bout1 contains:
- a CDS encoding transglutaminase family protein — its product is MRLSISHETTYHYEDQVRASIQYLRLTPHDSERQHVLSWQLDLPRPVRAQLDPFGNILHVLTMDEPHEAIIIGARGQVDIDELREAEHESQSAFPFLRCTRLTEPDEALRSFAEKHCHQRRDRSALIDLMHALNQYMTYSPGATEVDTCAAKAFAGRAGVCQDHTHAFLACARSLGIPARYVSGYLYSEDCEHLASHAWAEAWLDDAWYSFDVTNQLARPERHLKLAVGLDYLDACPVRGMRRGGGHEQMHAKVFVAPTPVISVQQQ
- a CDS encoding alpha-E domain-containing protein, which codes for MLSRTASDLYWMSRYLERAENLARMLDVSYSLSLMPQDGRGDGLHELAMPLLITGTLDDYRERHGELHAERLLHFFALDAANPASIYSCLGSARASAHAVRGRITADMWENINATWLEIRDIAQQGLSRYGMSRFCEWVKERSHLFRGATYGTIMRNDAFRFIRLGTFIERADNTLRLLDARYEMAGDQAEAVTDGTAHAYYQWSALLRALSSFEAYTEIYRDAPGARQVAELLLLRADVPRSLRACSEEIDQILGSLPGINGRPAQRLAAEMDARLRFTAIDEILEEGLHAWLTDFIPLVRELGDAIYSSYLEAA